The sequence tatgtgtgagtgcatgtgtttgtatgacaaGAGCAGAGAGTATCTAatacagagtgggagagacagagagagcgagaaagagatagagagagagagagagagagagaggccaagagacagaggcaaagtgaaagtgagagatgagagcttggaaaaggaaagagtgtgaaaaagacccaacagcagcagtggtgcGGTGGCGGCTGCGATGGCAGAGACACAGGAAGTGCTCTGCGGGAATGCGCCTGTGAGACGTGATCCTCCCAGGCCGAGGCCCAGTCTCGCTTCTCCTGAGCCAGACGAGGAAGTAAAACTGCATGCGGTCCAGGCAAGACAACCTCACTTGCAATCAAAACAGCCCCCGTGTCAAGATGGCAGGAGTCTTGAAAGACGATACCTAGAAAGTGACTATTGCTACAGACTGCATCACACTGCGCGCAGGGTTCCATCCAAGACCCTCTAAAGGTCATCTGTCTCCTCTCCGTCTCAGAGACTGAATGTTCCGGAAAGGGTCTGAAGTGGACGCACACATCCAATCTAAATTAGACACAcaattgtttttaaaataacactgtctctctcatgtcCTTTTTGACTTAGATCTCTATTGCAAGGTTTTGTTTTTGATGAGTCCCCTGTGATCTTCTGCAATGATTGCCATTTGGACTTTGATCATAGAGGCACTCCGTGATCTTGCCATAATTATGTAGAATTAGAccatttctgttgttgttgttgttgtattgaaGAACTGTTGCCATCATGAGTGTATTATTATACAAatgttgtttttcttatttattGGTTTTTttgaagagatgaggagaacgGACACAAACTCAAAGTGAGTGGATTCTATTGATTTGAATTTGATTCAAATATTTGTCGTTGACCAGAAATGTTTGCACTCTCCAAGTAATCACCACAGAACCCAAAATCATAAACTCTGCTATCCTTCCTCTCTTAAAAGGCTAGGAGCCGAGGGCacctaaaaaaaaaggcaggCAATTTGTTCCCCGTAATTCCAGTAAGCCCGGTCAAAGTTCCAGTTATTAATTCTGAAACTAATCCTCCACAGGTGTTTGATCACGTCTAAGAGAATCGCAAGaagtaggagggagagagagagagggagagtcagggAGTCAGACACACTTAATGAGATTATGGTAATGTCATTTAGCAGCGCTGccctggtgctggtgctggtgccaAGACGCTATCGTCATGCTGACACACTGAACAGTAAAAACCCCAACGGACGGTAGAGTCTCCGAGCTCATGCTCCACTGAGACACGACCAGACCGAGGGCTCGGAGTCTACGAGTCTCATCTCTCACCCCCTGTCTCCTCAAAGCTGCTGttactttttttaaagactTGACACagaaccatttttttttattattttcacacAAAGGTACTGAAAGGTACTTCAGGGGAGGCTCAGGCACtgtgctctgtaaagcgccCTCAGGcaatttttattgttttggcgctatataaataaaattgaattgaattgaattactgCTACATGAAGAACTTCCACATCAGAAAACCCAACGTCTAACATAAATGGTTATGTAGATGTCATTTCATGAAAAGGGCAGTTTTACAGTAGGGCTAGAAACTGAATGAAATCAGCCTCATGAAAGTCAACAAAAGACATTTAAATCTTAACCTAAATGGATAtttgttactgtactgtatcaCTACATTTAAGGTGGCTTGTTACCTTTGCTCCTTACACTTATAGCAATCATATGTGTAAAAATACCCAAGTTGAAGAATCATTTGGTCTAAAGGGAGGTCACCAATCAGCTTTCTTTCACCCTGTGAAACTATTTTTGGTTGTCACTCAGGATGGCCTTGTGTTCTTCAACATTTGCTGGATAGCACTGCGCTGAAAGATCAAAAGATGGATGTAATTTTTTGATGGTTCCCAGAACATTCCAGCAATCACAGGATTCAGTAAGGCTTTATTTCTGAATAAAAGTAACTGTTAATTCAGGTCGGGTGTTCGGGGGCTGTTTAAATGtcgtgtgtgttctatgtgttgACAGTTTGTTGTACACTCACTCTGGGACTGACCTCCTGCTCCACTGCCAGTCCACTCTACTTCCACCATTTAGAGCCCAGCCAATGCAGCTGACTGACTGTTTGCCAGTTAAAGAGAGaggcccaacacacaccaagacacacacacacacatacacacacacacacacacacacaaaggttgaCTTTTGTGTCCCAGGATGCACCtctctgttcagtgtgttctgATTTGTCTCATTTTACTTTGTGTTGAGCTTTATTGTTGTTTGGTCTCTTGGGGTGACTTGCCagatttcttctcttctctctccccctcttctctttggCCCCGGCAGGGACCACCCATTGGGTCGGCCCGGCAGCGGCCTGCGTGGAATAATAATGCAGGCCCCTGGGAAAGCCGCCCGCAGAGAAGGCCTgtctgaaaagagaaaaatttgGTCTTGTTTCCGATGCCTCCCAGGAACATTCATCAGGGAGCTCCCAATAAAACAGGCACTTTCTCTGCTGGTGCAtgcgcacacgcgcgcgcacacacacacacacacacacacacacacacacactcacatgcatatgAAGAGTACAGTAATATAAAAACATGCATAAACACTTTCTTTTGATATTCTCAAGGCAATCACATAATTCctcatttgtgtttctctctgtgtgtgtgtgtgtgtgtgtgtgtgtgtgtgtgtgtgtgtgtgtgtgtgtgtgtgtgtgtgtgtgtgtgtgagagagagacacacacagagagagaaagacagagagacagaaacagagattCTGGCTCCATTGGTCTGCAGTCTGAAGGTGTGTCCTTGGCTACCCCATGTAAGTGAGTCACATGGACTGATCAGATGAGGACGTTATGTGATTTCCCTCTAAGGATGTTTAATTAGCCCACCGCATGCTGAGGCACTCAAATCtgatgtctgtttttgtgtgtgtgtgtgtgtgtgtgtgtgtgtgtgtgtgtgtgtgtgtgtgtgtgtgtgtgtgtgtgtgtgtgtgtgtgtgtgtctgtgtgtgagtgtgacagagagagagagagagagtcagagtaggagtgtgtgtgtgtgtgtgtgtgtgtgtgtgtgtgtgtgtgtgtgtgtgcgtgcgtgcgtgcgtgtgtgtgtgtgtgtgtgcgtgtgtgcgtgcgtgtgtgtgtgtgtgtgtgtgtgcatgtgtgtgtgtgtgtgtgtgtgtgtgtgtgtccgcagaCAGTGGACATTCCGCAGTTGGTTGTAGACTTctgctctctcctgcctctctgatAGTTCTATCAGATGTTTTCAGCCTTCAAAATGAGTCATcaactctttcattctttctttcacaaGTTCTGTCCTTCCCTCCATACTCTCTACTCCTGTCCACTTGTctcttctccacttctctcttctcttctcttcagtcccctcttctctctctctctctctcctttcctctccaccaCTGCTCACCCATAAATAATGCATTCATGTACCATTAAAAAGCAATGTTTATTAATGTGATAACCAGAAGTGGAAAGCAGGGCTCTCTGGTCTGTGCTGCAGAGTATTAGCTTTCAGTAATGCCAGCTCAACTCTGCTCCTGTATTCATCAGAACAGATGCTTGGACTTACTAATGGTACGTAATATGTGGGAGGGTGACCATAGCAACATCCACATCCACTTTCACAAGTGTGCATGAGTATGCAGGGCTTCGTTTGATGTGGAATTTCGACCCATAAAAAAGGAAAATCCTGCCCGCCTACGTCACCATGACCACTGAGTGTAAAATCCATCTTTCTCAAACTCACAAAAGAACACGATCCTGTTTCCTAACAGCTAGATAATCTGGCCTAAGGTGGACGAGAGAGTTCCCACCACACCGTAGGGACATAGGGTTGGCCTTTATGTATGGAGgtttgaggaagtgtgtgtgtgtgtgtgtgtgtgtgtgtgtgtgtttgtcaacatGAAAAATAAAGACTAATGAAGTTATTCCATCATTAATCTGTAAGGTTGAGTTTTGTATCTGGTAAGTAGGGAGGTAGGGTcaacagaagaaaaacataATTGCTTTTCAACCCAACatcatatttgtatgtgtgtttgtgtgtgcatttgtgtgtgtgtgtgtgttgtctaatTGGGATACCTTCACGCCCAGGCTGCTgatatatggtgtgtgtgcccacGTGGAGTTGATTCGcgagggcttgtgtgtgtgtgtgtgtgtgtgtgtgtgtgtttctctgtggatGTGCGTGGTGAGAACCTTTAACCtgacagtggagtgtgtgtatagaacaTGCTGCAGTGAAGGGATAAAGCAGGAGAAGTTTGGTTCAGCTGAAACATCTCAGCTCCCGTTACACCATTCAGCTCCACCATTGTTGTTTATCCAGCATATGCTCAGTGACAACATCACAGTGGTCTCACAATTACAGATCAAGCACTAAAACCATAACTACAGGTATAAATGAACACTATGTGCTGAAATGTTATGTATTATCTTATTTACAAAGACCAGGAATTATTTTGTATAAAAAAGGTGATCTAATGATGTGATGTGTTATTGAACAtaaaataatgcagaaaatgtGGTAACCTGGGATATGTAGTGTATGTACTGTAAAAACAGTTGATGTCAGAAGAGAGTATATCATAAATGACAAGAGAAAAGTGGGATATTTTtatatcttttctttttattgcaAACAATATAATACAAAAGATAAGCTTCTTTAAGACATTGGTATGTTCGTACCTAGGAAACATAGACTCAGCTGGATTAAAAGATGTCAACATGAATTCTAGAATATGGAATAAGGAAAGGAACAACACCTCTTTGAAAAAATATACGAATAAAAGCATTCTGGTGATATTACAAAGAATATAACCGTTTCAAATGTTCAACTCTGCCCCTGTTTCCAACAGTCTTTAACTCTGGTTAGAATGAAAAATAACAACTTCCagttttttgtctctcttttgaTCAAGTTTTTATAACAATTAGAAGAATCTGTACACAGCTAGATAATCAATTAGAAAATATTTTAAATGGAATCATTTACAAATGATAAATAAAGGAGATGGTTTTCAAAGTTCGTACCACAATTTAACAGAAAAAAACTGCTGCAAACTTGTTTTACATCTTGGTTAGTTATACGGATAAGAATTAAAAGATAGGAAGGCAAAAATAGTTATTAATTCTTTTCAAATAAAATTAATACTAATGAATAAATTAAAGATGTTAAGACTGGCAGTAAGGAAGTAAGGAACTCCACTGAGCCTAACagaggggtcaagggtcacttCCTGTGGCTCCTTAAGAAAGGAAGTGAGAGGCGGGTCTGGGCTGTGCACACACTTGAGGCTCggattgtgtgcacatgtgtgtagatatgtgtgtgtatgtctctctctctgtgtgtgtgtgtgtgtgtgtgtgtgtgtgtgtgtgtgtgtgtgtgtgtgtgcgcatgttggCTGAGCAGGCACACGTGGCATCAAGGCaatgctctccccctctctctccaaaaaTGCAGAGACAAATGGAGTTTGGGCAAAACTCCATGGCACTGTGGCATGCTGGTTAGGCTGGTGGTGTCTGCTATGGTGCTGCACTGGGCACTAGAAGTAgagccacctctctctctctctctctctctctctctgccgttaCATCACAGCAAATTGCCATTGGCAAACTGACATTAACTTTGCTCTATAAGAATCAAtcaaatatatacacagagcCAAAGCACGTGTGTGCTGGCACAGGAATTGTGCCTCCGTAAGGACCCAAACCAAATATTGGAAAATGACACTTAAATAAACACGGCTCATCCACTGCTCTAAGaaacacttttaaaaaatgACATTGTAAGATGCTAGGAATTGCTTCGAGATTGTACAACCCAATTTCCAGAACATACAGTTCAGTATAGACTGATGGACCTGCTGCTGGGGCCATTTTAAAGGCCCAATCTACAGCTGGAGTTGACAGGTGGAGTCTTTTGTTTCCTCCAGTCTTTACCTAAGTGAGAAAAAAGGGCCAAAGAGGATTCCACTTACGGCGGCTTTTCCCCTCTGTGTTAaagtagaaaaacaacaaactgctgaaacaacgacaaaaaaaaaatatataagatcatgacacatacacagtacataCTAAATATTTATCATGAAATATGTCCTCACAGaggattttctttttaaaaataacAAAGTCAGATGAGTTTCTTTTCGttatatctaaaaaaaatatataacaacAACTCCGCTCGTTAAGGAAGGCACAATTGGGAGCCATTTCATTGTGTtcagtactttttttttcaaaacacctTATTGTTTGCTTTCTTTCgaatgtctgtttttgttttcggCTTGCttgtctgtgagagtgtctctCTGGCTGAGGTGAGTGCTGAAGTTCAGCTTGTGCGGTGagctctctcattctttctctctctatttttctctatctctctctctctctctctctctctctctgcgtcctCTTTCTCAGGGCCGGGAGAGCTGGGTGTAGACGGGCTGCTGCTCCCACTGCTGTGTCTGGGGAACGGAGGGCACTCCGGTGGTGTCGGCGATGGGAGTGTAGAGTGGCCTCTGGCTGGGGTTCATGTAGCTGAAGCCGGGGTAGAGGCCGGAGCCCTGGCCTCCGGCAGCCGTGTGGCTGTAGTAGGAGCTGGCGCCGCCCTGGTGGTCGGAGTAGTCGTACTGGGCACGGGAGATGGTTGGGTAGCccgcggcggcggcagcggcagcggtgTAGTGCTGGAGGCTGAAGGAGCCGTAGGCCCCCGGCTGTGGAGGGGAGCCCTGCTGGTCACTGTAGTGGCCGGGGCTCATCTGCTCTGTCTTGATCTGAGCCGGACGCTGCTCTGACGCACTGGACAGTGTGGTGAGGGAGTGGCCCGTTTGGCCCTGCTGCCCTGCCTGCTGCTTGGCCAGCCAGCTCTGCCCACCGCTGCCTGACACGACCTGGGCGCCTGATGGACCGTAGCCGTAACTCTGGGAGCTGCCGTTAGCCATGGCCATGCCCGCTTGGCTGTGGGACGGCAGGTACTGGTTGAACTCTTCGACGTCAAAGTCGATGTTAGGGATGATGTCGCTGTTGAGCAGACCAATGTCCACATCCCCGAAAATGTTGTGCTGGCGGGCAGATGCCTCGTTTATGGGGCGACTCTCTCGCTTCAGCTCACCTTTAGAGGAGGGCTGGTCTGTCTTAGGGGTGGTAGGAGGCGTGGGTGGGCCCTGAGACTgacctgtagagagagagagagagagaaagcaatgaGTTAACTCCACTGTGCACATGACATTGTTGACGCAAGGTAGGCTAATAAAGATATCCTTTGAAATTAAGAAAGCAGAGATAAGATTTGCAAGCGGCTGGCCGTGTGGTGCCATTATATAATGCGTTCCCAAGAGCTTTTCAGAAGATAAGTAGGCTGGGCAGACAGGTGGGAATATTTGCATGACGGCTCATAAAGCACTAATGATTTACAGGTCGATTTTTGGTATGATTCGGAAAGTAGCAAAAACGCGATTCAATTGCGGATGATGAGGGAATGTAATTTCAAACCACAAGATGTGTTGCAACATATTTCTCATTACCAGttctatttagttatttagtaaAGTTTAAGATCAATTGCATGAATGGACTGGCTTACCCGAATGATCGCTAGGAGAATGCACTTCGCCTATGCTGGAGGCGGGGGAGTCGGCTTGTAGCGCTTTGAAGATGGCAGTGGGAGAGATGTGAGTCTGCTCGCCGTCCTCGGACTCGCTCTGGCCGTTCTTCACAGACTTACGTCTGCGCGGTTGGTACTTGTAGTCGGGGTGATCTTTCTTGTGTTGAACCCTCAGTCGCTCAGCTTCTTCCACAAAAGGGCGTTTCTCTAGTTCGTTGAGCAGCCTATAACAAGTAAATTacatatttaatattttgtaACCAATTTTCACGAACAAGAATGACAACATTAATAAACAACGacaataatgacaataatgataataatagtaataatagtaatactcctactactaataataaacGGTTAACATAATGATCAAATGAGCGGTTCAAATTATTAAAACTCCAATGAATCTGCAATATAGCCTATAACTGCATAAACACAATGGCATAAATATGCGATTCAGTGTCATCAAAAGTTCTTTCTACCTTTCAAAAGTTCTTTCCACCTAACAATTAAAACTactacatacataaacacgTGAATTCGTCTGACACTGATGCTCTAGTAACATAAATGGGTTTATGTAGTCTAATGTAACCTATCAAACTGTGTAGCAGCAGAAATAATTTTCTGCTTAACAATGTTTCTGTGCTGTCACGTCTGCAGAAGTGGACAAGGACGCGCGGAAGGGAGCCATGCTTACCTCCAAAGTTTGCCCAGCGTCTTGCTCAATTCGGCGTTGTGGAGGTGCGGATACTGGTCAGCTAGCTTCCTGCGAGCAGCTTGCGCCCACACCATAAACGCGTTCATGGGTCTCTTAACGTGGGGCTTAGACTTGCTGGAGCCGTTCACTCGAACTGGCATGGGCACCAATGTCCAGTCGTAGCCTTTCAACACCTGCGAGACGGCATCTCGGATACAGACAGGgaatttctcctcctcctctttcggAAATTCTCTGAGAGACCCATCCGGCCCCAGAATGTGGTTCTCGGATGGTCTTGTGTTTTCGGTGTCAGAACTCGATCCTGATGGGCAAGGGGAGCCTGCGGAGTCCACGGACATGCTCGGACTTGGGGCGTCAGAGAGACACTTCTCCTGTTCGTCTGTCATGTTAAGGTACGGGTCGAGTAGATTCATGCGAATACGCCAAcggaaaaataaatacaaattctaAAATCCTCTGCAAGGAACCTGCGAGAAGCTTTTTGCTGGCACCTCGGAACGGGTCTGTAGCCGCAGAGTTTCAATCAATCCAGTTAAAAGttttaaaaaagcaaaaaaaaaatctttttgaGATCCCTTTCAAGCGACGTTTCTTCAAAGTCCTTTTCCGTGCGACTGAAAACCAACGATGTGTTTTGCGGATATATCAATGGCCATGTAGCTGAGCTGTCAGATCAATATATTTGCTCTAAAGTGACTGTCATTGCTGTCTTCATGTCTTAGTTGCCAGAAGGAGTGATAAACTCGTAGCGCGAAGGGCACCCTTTTAAAGCAGGATGCAAACCAGGCAAGACGCTATTGGTCAAGGACATGAGGAGGCGTGGGCCTTTCTCTAATTTCAGCATCTCATTACCGCGACAATCAGCAGAAATACATAATTATACAAAGAAATTGTCACCAAATTGTGGTAAAGTGATGAGTATTTTACCAAGATGAGTTTAATCCCTTGCTTACCATATATTGTCAAGTCCAATACCAATTGTGTCTACCTGTTGCGTCCCTCTTTTCCTTAAGGGGATTTCGTGTAACCAAACTGAAATCACTGACCACATTTTGCGCTTGTCTATGGTTCAATACAACTGTCAAAACGTGTTTGAGGATAAAAACTGTTGTAATCATGTGAGACAAACCATCCTGTTGACACAAATAGACGAGTAGCCTAGTTGAAGCAACACTTCAACAGCTGTGTAAACGGGGAATTTATTATTTCAACCAAAGGAAACCTTTACGACAATAGGAAATCTGTGACAAAAGGGATATATGAATTAAACAGAGTAGCCTAATTTACTTTCATAACCAAAATATCGTGTACATTTTTGTCAACTATTAGTATTTTTCCTGTTAACGTTGAACTATAAGTTCAACTCATTCAACAGATTCTAGAGTTAGGTTCAATCAATCCAAAGCAATGGCTTTTGAAGGGTGTTGAGATGGCACACAGATATTTAGATGTTATCCGACTGTCTACAGATTGTCTGATTTTGGAGTAATTCATCCTGTATCCTCAAAGGTTTGGAACCTAGATCTTGGTTGGTGAGATTCGCAATTTCAATGCGAAAGTTAATGTAGACGTTGTGGTGGATAGGGGGCGCTAGAACCACAAGAACACCCTTGCAAACATTCTTTCGCGGAATAAACACTGCCGCTGGCAAGGACAGTCACAACCACCCGCTCCGGCCTTAAACTACGGATAATGTTTAGGTTGTTTGGTGCCGCTGATCGAAGATTTTTTTCCCACATAAATCGCGGCTATCTCTGACCCTCGATTTGAATGAA is a genomic window of Clupea harengus chromosome 1, Ch_v2.0.2, whole genome shotgun sequence containing:
- the LOC105908961 gene encoding transcription factor Sox-9-like, coding for MNLLDPYLNMTDEQEKCLSDAPSPSMSVDSAGSPCPSGSSSDTENTRPSENHILGPDGSLREFPKEEEEKFPVCIRDAVSQVLKGYDWTLVPMPVRVNGSSKSKPHVKRPMNAFMVWAQAARRKLADQYPHLHNAELSKTLGKLWRLLNELEKRPFVEEAERLRVQHKKDHPDYKYQPRRRKSVKNGQSESEDGEQTHISPTAIFKALQADSPASSIGEVHSPSDHSGQSQGPPTPPTTPKTDQPSSKGELKRESRPINEASARQHNIFGDVDIGLLNSDIIPNIDFDVEEFNQYLPSHSQAGMAMANGSSQSYGYGPSGAQVVSGSGGQSWLAKQQAGQQGQTGHSLTTLSSASEQRPAQIKTEQMSPGHYSDQQGSPPQPGAYGSFSLQHYTAAAAAAAGYPTISRAQYDYSDHQGGASSYYSHTAAGGQGSGLYPGFSYMNPSQRPLYTPIADTTGVPSVPQTQQWEQQPVYTQLSRP